Proteins encoded within one genomic window of Gloeobacter kilaueensis JS1:
- a CDS encoding MFS transporter encodes MLSLNRYQWTVLLAAWLGWGFDIFDGLLFNFVAPNCVPTLLGLTIGTPAAKEATLLWTGILTSVLLVGWAVGGILFGKLADQIGRTRTLLLTIILYALGTASCAAAPNIWVLALCRAVASFGIGGEWAAGATMVAEVVPDDKRVEAGALLYTAAPAGLLLATFLNLQVAGVFLKSSPETSWRYVFLCGLIPAAAALFVRVFVKEPERWQNVSARQKPPAIAELFEPRYLPFTLSGFLMAVTALITWWSSSAFIPLVASGLAGAEAAAQNLAKPETQALIESWKATASNSFNVGGLLGTLFTIPAAKYLGRRSMFSLYFILSAAALLLTFGLELPPTVRLYLYFPIGLTVFGIFGSFTYYLPELFPTRLRATGAGFCYNIGRIVAAGGPFLVGYVAGQGTNSLQSALGTLFWVGFVPIAGLLFIPLVIETRGQALAD; translated from the coding sequence ATGCTCTCGCTCAACCGCTACCAGTGGACCGTTCTGCTCGCCGCCTGGCTCGGCTGGGGCTTCGATATCTTCGACGGTCTGTTGTTTAACTTTGTCGCGCCCAACTGCGTGCCGACGCTCCTGGGGCTCACCATCGGCACCCCGGCTGCCAAGGAGGCGACGCTTCTTTGGACGGGCATTCTCACCTCGGTGCTGCTGGTGGGCTGGGCTGTGGGCGGCATCCTCTTTGGCAAACTCGCCGATCAGATTGGCCGCACCAGAACACTGCTTCTGACGATCATCCTCTACGCGCTCGGTACCGCCAGTTGTGCCGCTGCGCCCAATATCTGGGTTCTGGCGCTCTGCCGGGCGGTGGCGAGCTTTGGGATCGGCGGCGAATGGGCAGCGGGAGCGACGATGGTGGCGGAGGTGGTCCCCGACGACAAGCGCGTCGAGGCCGGTGCCCTGCTCTACACCGCTGCCCCAGCCGGGCTGCTATTGGCCACGTTCTTAAATCTGCAGGTGGCGGGCGTTTTTTTGAAGTCCAGCCCTGAAACCAGCTGGCGCTACGTCTTTTTGTGCGGATTGATCCCGGCGGCGGCGGCGCTTTTTGTGCGGGTGTTCGTCAAAGAGCCTGAGCGCTGGCAGAACGTCAGTGCCCGGCAAAAACCACCGGCAATTGCCGAACTTTTTGAACCGCGCTACCTGCCTTTTACCTTGAGTGGATTTCTCATGGCAGTTACCGCCCTGATTACCTGGTGGAGTTCCTCTGCGTTTATCCCGCTCGTCGCCTCCGGCCTGGCCGGTGCTGAGGCGGCAGCCCAGAATCTGGCCAAACCGGAAACCCAGGCGCTCATCGAAAGCTGGAAGGCGACCGCTTCCAACAGTTTTAACGTCGGTGGGCTTCTGGGCACGCTCTTTACGATCCCGGCAGCCAAGTACCTGGGGCGCAGGAGCATGTTCTCGCTCTACTTCATCCTCTCCGCTGCTGCTTTGCTGTTGACCTTCGGCCTCGAACTGCCGCCGACGGTGCGGCTTTATCTGTATTTTCCGATTGGCCTCACGGTCTTTGGCATCTTCGGCAGCTTTACTTACTATCTGCCGGAGTTGTTTCCCACCCGCCTGCGGGCCACCGGAGCCGGTTTTTGCTACAACATCGGGCGGATCGTCGCCGCCGGTGGACCGTTTCTGGTGGGCTATGTGGCCGGTCAGGGGACCAACAGCCTGCAGAGTGCGCTTGGAACCCTCTTCTGGGTTGGCTTCGTGCCGATCGCCGGGTTGCTTTTCATTCCGCTGGTGATCGAGACGCGGGGGCAGGCGCTGGCTGATTGA
- a CDS encoding sensor domain-containing diguanylate cyclase yields the protein MIERLDQNFRLRRTSSAALRLLGLTEINLQGQLASDIGLPRAVISRWLSQCRRSEVHGCPVRFEMLHPFAQEERWLTVTICPIGARRFRYYLEESTARHCAEMKLRSEVEQLRLQVNQLSERARELTALSELCQMLQVCSNGGSAFRAAVSATLPVMFEGVTGVLLLSGDPHSAPEPVLSWGGDEGGTTRYTKRITLPLLVLGEPKGMLSLQEQQPGSLYAAKQRLAAIVADHLALALANLQLREALRLQSVRDPLTGLHNRRYFDEALGSLAECAQKSGEPLAVLILDVDHFKRCNDTYGHDAGDAVLRQVGRCLQRATRSGDIVCRFGGEEFVLLLPGTDLPTAVQRADQIRSQIERLELEYGGWPIAPVTVSVGVAALEQPQTLAQSVLLAADRALYEAKHQGRNRVIAAINPATTLSATRDSAV from the coding sequence GTGATCGAAAGACTCGATCAAAATTTTCGTCTCAGGCGAACCAGCAGCGCCGCCCTCCGCTTACTTGGACTGACGGAAATAAATTTACAGGGACAACTTGCAAGCGATATCGGGTTGCCGAGGGCGGTGATCAGCCGCTGGCTCTCCCAGTGCCGGCGCAGCGAGGTCCACGGTTGCCCGGTGCGCTTTGAGATGCTCCATCCTTTTGCCCAGGAGGAGCGCTGGCTGACGGTGACGATCTGCCCCATCGGTGCAAGGCGCTTTCGCTACTACCTGGAGGAGAGCACCGCCCGCCACTGTGCCGAGATGAAACTGCGCAGCGAGGTCGAACAGTTGCGCCTGCAGGTCAACCAGCTCAGCGAGCGCGCTCGGGAGCTGACGGCGTTGAGCGAACTGTGCCAGATGCTGCAGGTCTGCTCGAACGGGGGGTCCGCTTTTCGGGCCGCTGTCTCTGCGACGCTGCCGGTGATGTTCGAGGGGGTGACTGGAGTTCTCCTGCTGAGCGGTGATCCCCACAGCGCCCCTGAGCCGGTGCTCTCCTGGGGAGGGGACGAGGGGGGGACGACGAGGTACACAAAGCGCATCACGCTCCCCCTGCTCGTGCTGGGTGAGCCAAAGGGCATGTTGAGCCTGCAGGAGCAGCAGCCCGGCAGCCTTTACGCTGCCAAGCAACGGTTGGCGGCGATCGTCGCCGATCACCTGGCTTTGGCGCTGGCGAACCTGCAGTTGCGCGAGGCGCTGCGCCTGCAGTCGGTGCGCGATCCGCTCACGGGCCTGCACAACCGCCGCTACTTCGACGAAGCGCTCGGGAGCCTGGCAGAGTGTGCTCAAAAAAGCGGCGAACCCCTTGCTGTGCTGATTTTGGATGTGGACCACTTCAAGCGCTGCAACGACACCTACGGCCACGACGCCGGAGATGCGGTGCTGCGCCAGGTGGGCCGCTGCCTGCAGCGCGCCACCCGCAGCGGTGATATTGTCTGCCGTTTCGGGGGTGAAGAGTTCGTGCTCTTGCTGCCGGGAACGGATCTACCTACAGCAGTGCAGCGCGCCGATCAGATCCGCTCTCAGATCGAACGCCTGGAGCTGGAATACGGCGGCTGGCCCATCGCTCCGGTGACGGTCTCGGTGGGCGTGGCCGCGCTCGAACAGCCCCAGACCCTGGCGCAGTCGGTTCTGCTCGCCGCCGACAGAGCGCTCTACGAGGCAAAGCACCAGGGACGCAACCGCGTCATCGCCGCTATCAATCCGGCCACAACCCTGTCAGCAACACGCGACAGCGCTGTCTGA
- a CDS encoding L,D-transpeptidase family protein, with amino-acid sequence MKQIWLLLAFLAGLPVMANAGPIPETTSQMILVTSGDWPAIAGRLQRYSRVSGSWQPVGEAWPVVLGRSGLGWGAGLAPPGEGPRKREGDGRSPAGVYRLGKAYGYSDLPPTGTALAYRSLGEADRCVDDPKAAEYNRVVTIGPDLPARWSSAEVMRRTDELYRWVIVVGHNSDPPQPGGGSCIFLHVWAGATSPTAGCTAMPRERIEALLGWLRPEAEPVLVQLPVASYQALRKPWGLP; translated from the coding sequence GTGAAGCAGATCTGGCTTTTGTTGGCTTTTCTTGCTGGTCTGCCTGTTATGGCGAACGCTGGTCCGATTCCTGAGACGACAAGCCAGATGATCCTGGTCACGAGCGGCGATTGGCCTGCGATTGCCGGTCGGCTGCAGCGCTACAGCCGCGTCAGCGGCAGCTGGCAGCCGGTCGGAGAAGCCTGGCCGGTGGTGCTCGGGCGCAGCGGGCTGGGCTGGGGAGCCGGCCTTGCTCCGCCCGGCGAGGGTCCGCGCAAGCGCGAGGGCGATGGCCGCTCCCCGGCGGGCGTCTATCGGCTGGGCAAAGCCTACGGCTACAGCGACCTGCCGCCCACAGGCACAGCGCTGGCTTACCGGTCTCTGGGTGAGGCCGATCGCTGCGTCGATGATCCGAAGGCTGCCGAGTACAACCGCGTCGTCACGATTGGCCCGGACCTGCCCGCCCGCTGGTCCTCCGCCGAGGTGATGCGCCGGACGGACGAACTGTACCGCTGGGTGATCGTCGTGGGTCACAACAGCGACCCGCCCCAGCCCGGCGGCGGCAGTTGCATCTTTTTGCACGTCTGGGCCGGGGCCACCTCGCCCACCGCCGGCTGCACGGCGATGCCCCGCGAGCGCATCGAGGCGTTGCTGGGCTGGCTGCGCCCTGAGGCAGAGCCCGTGCTCGTCCAGCTTCCTGTGGCCAGCTACCAGGCGCTGCGCAAGCCCTGGGGGCTGCCCTGA
- a CDS encoding sigma-70 family RNA polymerase sigma factor translates to MFNNLFPSQRSRPAETTAEALQQLAVVLQPVLRAREQVLSDPALPPSAKEQRLRQLAREARSGGLQDFNALLERVCRSYCRRYETPARFEVDDFVTEVISLTYSQLALFDPQVARFSTWFSSCILPRVYSDMQRRINPSWGRPQPKTTQGNLARQEVLNIVRNLSLDQPTEANRPLGEVVADRAAPVETQLLEAQCQEYFLEAVGRLAEGEQWLLRRVYVLQEPQKDIAASLGITPAAISIRFKKIYRRLAELLGESFDSECGETQFCEALRRSEP, encoded by the coding sequence ATGTTCAATAATCTTTTCCCTTCCCAACGCTCGCGCCCGGCTGAAACGACCGCTGAGGCGCTCCAACAGCTCGCCGTCGTCCTGCAGCCGGTGTTGCGCGCACGCGAGCAGGTCTTAAGCGATCCCGCTTTGCCGCCTAGTGCAAAGGAGCAGAGGCTCAGGCAACTTGCCCGCGAGGCGCGCAGCGGAGGACTTCAAGACTTCAACGCGCTGTTGGAGCGGGTCTGTCGCAGTTACTGCCGCCGCTACGAGACCCCCGCCCGCTTTGAAGTCGATGATTTTGTGACCGAAGTGATCTCCCTTACCTACTCGCAGCTCGCCCTCTTTGATCCCCAGGTGGCCCGCTTTTCGACCTGGTTCAGCTCCTGCATCCTCCCCAGGGTCTACAGCGACATGCAGCGGCGGATCAACCCTTCCTGGGGCCGCCCGCAGCCAAAGACGACCCAGGGCAACCTGGCCCGCCAGGAAGTGCTCAACATCGTGCGCAATCTCTCGCTCGATCAGCCCACCGAGGCAAACCGGCCCCTGGGCGAGGTGGTAGCCGACCGGGCCGCTCCGGTCGAAACCCAACTGCTCGAAGCCCAGTGCCAGGAGTATTTTTTAGAGGCGGTGGGACGGCTGGCCGAAGGGGAGCAGTGGCTTTTGCGGCGGGTGTACGTTCTGCAGGAACCCCAAAAAGACATCGCCGCCTCGTTGGGGATCACACCGGCAGCGATCTCGATTCGGTTCAAAAAAATCTATCGCCGCCTGGCCGAATTGTTGGGCGAATCCTTCGACTCGGAGTGCGGTGAGACCCAGTTTTGTGAAGCGCTGCGCAGGAGCGAGCCATGA
- a CDS encoding after-VIT domain-containing protein, whose protein sequence is MSDPDRLERALPDLLRRSGWNAPQAGDPPSLPPEELARWEGLLAEPPAPIRNENNLRRFPIGPIGATGLVAAALVLAVGLNAYLQHGSLTGLIPAPTNQTLSNPARPQAARPAAPKPPAVAQAPKSEPRPPSRAPATKTVPAPAPPVPSQAGRSEEAAPLREDRERSTAPRSDTSAGTAAESAAPAGGAAPGVPAMATRSALPVVRLINTTGLDAGAVASLNQVLDNTPLPAESQGAVAFEADIERGRVRQLRLVEENTTLKADAAIDALRRSLVSWTVPGEPTAHAQITLEVEQP, encoded by the coding sequence ATGAGCGATCCCGACCGCCTCGAACGCGCCCTGCCGGATCTGCTTCGCCGCTCCGGCTGGAACGCCCCGCAAGCGGGCGACCCGCCCTCGCTGCCGCCGGAGGAGCTGGCCCGCTGGGAGGGGCTGCTGGCTGAGCCGCCTGCTCCCATCCGCAACGAAAACAATCTGCGCCGCTTTCCGATTGGTCCCATCGGTGCGACGGGACTGGTCGCCGCTGCTCTGGTGCTGGCGGTGGGCCTGAACGCTTATCTGCAGCACGGCAGTCTCACAGGCTTGATCCCCGCGCCTACCAACCAGACGCTCTCCAACCCGGCCCGCCCGCAGGCAGCCAGACCCGCTGCCCCCAAACCGCCGGCGGTGGCCCAGGCTCCAAAGAGCGAGCCGCGTCCCCCCAGCCGCGCTCCTGCTACAAAAACAGTCCCTGCTCCTGCTCCACCGGTCCCCTCCCAGGCGGGCCGCAGCGAGGAAGCTGCGCCACTGCGCGAGGATCGCGAGCGCTCCACGGCCCCCAGATCTGACACAAGCGCCGGAACAGCGGCAGAAAGTGCCGCCCCTGCCGGTGGTGCGGCCCCCGGCGTACCGGCGATGGCCACCCGTTCCGCCCTGCCGGTTGTGCGACTGATAAACACGACCGGCCTCGATGCGGGAGCGGTAGCCTCGCTCAATCAGGTACTCGACAACACGCCCCTCCCCGCTGAAAGCCAGGGTGCTGTCGCCTTTGAAGCGGATATCGAGCGGGGCAGAGTCCGTCAACTGCGGCTGGTCGAAGAAAATACCACCCTCAAAGCAGATGCAGCGATCGACGCGCTGCGCCGTAGCCTGGTGAGCTGGACCGTACCCGGCGAGCCCACTGCCCACGCTCAGATCACGCTGGAAGTCGAACAGCCCTAG
- a CDS encoding DUF2656 domain-containing protein, with the protein MGEDLQGRMLLSHNFDLEPGGIPVLSSAQFASVFIDGLASQPGIRCRYLEDSPHWLVEVLFAADTHPPARVGELCAQALADRRQQQLPEGVAPPDILALGGLKTTPARSASPYSLQPGNWGVDVVETASAETFLLAIGWEATVARLPAEEVFQVVLPGK; encoded by the coding sequence GTGGGCGAAGATTTGCAGGGCCGGATGTTGCTCTCTCACAACTTCGATCTCGAACCGGGAGGTATACCCGTTCTCAGTTCGGCGCAGTTTGCCAGTGTATTTATCGACGGACTTGCCTCCCAACCGGGCATCCGCTGCCGCTATCTCGAAGACAGTCCCCACTGGCTGGTCGAGGTGCTTTTTGCCGCCGATACCCACCCGCCTGCCCGCGTGGGCGAGCTGTGCGCCCAGGCGCTGGCAGACAGGCGGCAGCAACAGTTGCCAGAAGGCGTAGCGCCTCCGGACATCCTCGCCCTCGGCGGCCTCAAGACCACCCCAGCCAGGAGCGCTTCGCCCTATTCTCTGCAGCCGGGCAACTGGGGCGTCGATGTCGTCGAGACAGCCTCGGCAGAAACTTTTTTGCTCGCCATCGGCTGGGAGGCGACGGTCGCCCGTCTGCCTGCCGAAGAAGTTTTTCAGGTGGTCCTGCCCGGTAAGTAA
- a CDS encoding methylated-DNA--[protein]-cysteine S-methyltransferase, translating to MSYQAGIFETPLAPAVAVVDDRGALVQFFFAAQGSAEFPSLRGMAIRWNDEAIIPVVRQVGEYFENQRRHFDLPLAPMGSPFQKAVWAELTKIPFGTTMSYGELAARIGQPGGARAVGRANATNPIALVVPCHRVIGADGTLTGYAGGLPLKRALLEHEGVHRQNGQLELTGPLLPC from the coding sequence ATGTCCTATCAGGCCGGAATCTTTGAGACGCCCCTCGCCCCAGCCGTAGCTGTGGTCGATGATCGAGGCGCGCTGGTGCAGTTTTTCTTTGCAGCCCAGGGCAGCGCCGAATTTCCCAGCCTGCGGGGCATGGCGATTCGCTGGAACGACGAGGCGATTATCCCGGTGGTCCGCCAGGTAGGCGAATACTTTGAGAACCAGCGCCGCCACTTCGATCTGCCTCTTGCCCCGATGGGCAGCCCATTTCAGAAGGCGGTCTGGGCAGAACTCACAAAAATTCCTTTCGGAACGACGATGAGCTACGGCGAACTGGCGGCCCGCATCGGTCAGCCGGGTGGGGCGCGGGCGGTCGGGCGGGCCAATGCCACCAACCCGATCGCCCTCGTCGTCCCCTGCCATCGGGTGATCGGCGCAGACGGTACGCTCACCGGCTACGCCGGTGGCCTGCCCCTCAAGCGCGCCCTTCTGGAGCACGAGGGAGTTCACCGGCAGAACGGCCAGCTTGAGTTGACAGGTCCATTGCTGCCCTGTTAG
- a CDS encoding bifunctional transcriptional activator/DNA repair enzyme AdaA has product MSTDETFLYDCCLARDRRYDGQFVVGVLTTGIFCLPSCSARKPKRENVRFYSDIEQARAAGLRPCKRCRPELFYRGDDPDRRCFESLAGRVRSNPAAFRNVSALAAAAQISTTKLGELFRQHAKLTPAAFLKQARIQKACELLIATGERIVDIAFAVGFESESAFHRHFVALTGCTPGAYRSSPLPLQETSDVLSGRNL; this is encoded by the coding sequence ATGTCTACTGATGAGACTTTTCTCTACGACTGCTGCCTGGCCCGCGACCGCCGCTACGACGGCCAGTTTGTGGTCGGCGTGCTGACGACGGGGATCTTCTGCCTGCCCTCCTGTTCGGCGCGCAAGCCAAAGCGCGAAAATGTCCGCTTCTATTCGGATATCGAACAGGCAAGAGCCGCCGGCCTGCGCCCCTGCAAGCGCTGTCGGCCCGAACTTTTTTATCGGGGCGACGATCCCGACCGCCGCTGCTTCGAGAGCCTTGCGGGTCGGGTGCGCTCCAACCCGGCGGCCTTTCGCAACGTGAGCGCCCTCGCCGCTGCCGCTCAGATCAGTACTACCAAACTGGGCGAGCTGTTTCGGCAGCACGCAAAGCTCACACCGGCGGCCTTCTTAAAGCAAGCCCGGATCCAGAAAGCCTGCGAACTGCTCATCGCCACCGGCGAGCGGATCGTCGATATTGCCTTTGCCGTCGGCTTCGAGAGTGAATCGGCCTTTCACCGGCACTTCGTTGCCCTGACAGGCTGCACCCCTGGTGCCTACCGTTCCAGCCCACTGCCTCTACAGGAGACGAGCGATGTCCTATCAGGCCGGAATCTTTGA
- a CDS encoding cell envelope integrity protein TolA: MQTIAQKIARRAGRGLSLLVALYLLVIPATYAWGYDRTNFPIRVYIAPVARYPSFPNSAGEAVPQQTAGALQQGFLDWVNILLSTPSRNAAENSLVVLRPQAEERQAKALLAAGLFSFSPGPDKADLYVEVLRRTPISDSEEQSDGVTGRYATGGPWRFGKIQIIVNQSQGGAVDEFALRTALMHEIGHALGLAHRAGEHCNLMSAHRFTCTAPFPTECREGASDGRCIEIATADLRYLQRSMLAEPGQGPNSAVAEISSYKASVIERIRRGLISLNDLKPTGAVLLHLDAEGRVETLQVQQSFGNPQLDGQVVEGIRKLAPFGHFPASWKDPGIQFSFSLGP, encoded by the coding sequence GTGCAGACGATCGCTCAGAAAATCGCCAGAAGGGCCGGACGCGGGCTTTCACTTCTTGTAGCGCTCTATCTGCTGGTCATACCGGCAACCTATGCCTGGGGCTACGACCGGACCAACTTCCCGATCCGCGTCTACATCGCGCCGGTGGCCCGCTATCCGTCCTTTCCCAACAGCGCCGGTGAAGCTGTACCCCAGCAGACCGCAGGCGCACTGCAGCAGGGTTTTCTTGACTGGGTGAATATCTTGCTCTCTACCCCGAGCCGCAACGCTGCCGAAAACAGCCTCGTCGTCCTCCGGCCCCAGGCCGAGGAACGCCAGGCAAAAGCTCTGCTCGCTGCCGGGCTTTTCAGTTTCAGCCCAGGCCCCGACAAGGCCGATCTCTACGTCGAGGTGCTCCGGCGCACGCCGATCAGCGACTCAGAAGAACAGAGCGACGGTGTGACGGGCCGCTACGCCACCGGTGGTCCCTGGCGCTTCGGTAAAATCCAGATTATTGTCAACCAGTCGCAGGGCGGTGCCGTCGATGAATTTGCCCTGCGCACCGCCCTCATGCACGAGATCGGCCACGCCCTCGGCCTCGCGCACCGGGCCGGGGAGCACTGCAATCTGATGTCTGCCCACAGGTTCACCTGCACGGCTCCCTTCCCCACCGAATGCCGCGAGGGAGCAAGCGACGGGCGCTGCATCGAAATCGCGACAGCCGACCTGCGCTATCTGCAGCGCTCGATGCTCGCCGAGCCTGGCCAGGGTCCAAATAGTGCCGTCGCCGAGATCAGCAGCTACAAGGCGAGCGTGATCGAGCGCATCCGCAGGGGCCTTATTAGCCTGAACGACCTCAAGCCGACCGGGGCGGTCCTGCTGCACCTCGACGCCGAGGGCCGGGTCGAGACGCTGCAGGTGCAACAGTCCTTCGGCAACCCGCAATTGGACGGCCAGGTGGTCGAAGGCATCCGCAAACTGGCTCCCTTCGGCCACTTCCCAGCCTCCTGGAAAGATCCCGGCATCCAGTTCAGCTTCAGCCTTGGACCGTAA
- a CDS encoding ATP-dependent transcriptional regulator has product MHALGQSRTRGVLLTPTGLHKWQQFRQNHEFQHGRRLTLEALSELSGLNVTTLGRIQKREQPVDLASLRQLFVSCHLTIEATDYRQVKAMERPIPTAGRRWDMGGRQAPAFFDGRSAELNALEQWIVTEGCRLVLLTGMAGIGKTALVLQFAQLLQGHFQTVLYRSCCAGSLEQLEAELSGAELDRRRCLIVLDDFEAGDLYAPLVQRLSEEAHGSCLLLVGRTVPPDLRALAGQTLPVRLLQLGALTAESAAVFVGRRGCYRGSAADWQALNTYFGGNPRFLLSAAALIEDLFGGDVAAFVALLQREGLAIPEVNRLLDEELPRLSPVERQILTQLSVRRLPATIEHLCGLWERRFSAQQLIEALQTLKRCALVESGEAGIWLCPAVAAGVRARATALRPATAADKSQRRRTGIRLFHPSRLRRAAIPGTLFTVQG; this is encoded by the coding sequence ATGCACGCCCTCGGCCAATCGCGTACAAGAGGTGTTCTGCTCACCCCGACTGGGTTGCACAAGTGGCAGCAGTTCAGACAAAATCACGAGTTTCAGCACGGTAGGCGGCTGACGCTCGAAGCGCTGAGCGAGCTGAGCGGTCTGAACGTCACGACCCTGGGCCGCATTCAAAAGCGCGAACAGCCGGTGGATCTGGCGAGTCTGCGCCAGCTATTTGTAAGTTGCCATCTGACGATCGAGGCCACGGACTACCGCCAGGTCAAGGCGATGGAGCGTCCGATCCCCACGGCGGGCCGCCGCTGGGATATGGGCGGCAGGCAGGCACCGGCTTTCTTCGATGGCCGCAGCGCGGAGCTGAATGCGCTGGAGCAGTGGATCGTGACGGAGGGCTGCCGTCTGGTGCTGCTCACGGGTATGGCGGGTATTGGCAAGACGGCTCTTGTTCTGCAGTTTGCCCAGCTCCTGCAGGGCCACTTTCAGACGGTGCTCTATCGCTCCTGTTGTGCAGGGTCGCTAGAACAGTTAGAAGCCGAACTGAGCGGTGCTGAGCTGGACCGCCGACGGTGCTTGATCGTGCTCGATGATTTTGAGGCCGGGGATCTCTACGCTCCGCTGGTGCAGAGGTTGAGCGAGGAAGCCCACGGCAGTTGCCTGCTACTGGTGGGCCGGACTGTGCCCCCGGATCTGCGCGCCCTGGCCGGTCAGACGCTGCCGGTGCGTCTTCTGCAGTTGGGTGCCCTGACGGCAGAATCAGCGGCGGTTTTTGTCGGGCGGCGGGGCTGCTACCGGGGGTCGGCGGCGGACTGGCAGGCCCTGAATACTTACTTTGGCGGCAATCCCCGGTTTTTGCTGTCGGCGGCGGCCCTCATCGAAGATCTGTTTGGGGGAGATGTCGCCGCCTTTGTCGCCCTGCTGCAGCGCGAGGGACTTGCGATTCCCGAGGTGAATCGGTTGCTGGATGAAGAATTGCCGCGCCTTTCACCCGTCGAGCGCCAGATTCTTACCCAGCTGAGTGTGCGCCGTCTACCGGCGACGATCGAGCACCTTTGTGGTCTGTGGGAGCGCCGCTTCAGTGCCCAGCAGCTCATCGAGGCACTGCAGACCCTCAAGCGCTGCGCCCTCGTCGAATCCGGCGAGGCCGGCATCTGGCTCTGTCCGGCGGTGGCTGCCGGGGTGCGAGCCCGTGCGACGGCTCTGCGTCCGGCGACCGCTGCCGATAAAAGCCAGCGCCGACGGACGGGGATTCGCCTGTTCCACCCGAGCCGCCTCCGGCGGGCGGCCATACCAGGAACCCTCTTTACGGTCCAAGGCTGA
- a CDS encoding Uma2 family endonuclease, with translation MTAVALNVRPLELTHELFTALCRSNPDLRLERSPRGELIVMAPAGSNSGRRNARLNHRLLDWADRDRTGVVFDSSTGFTLPNGAIRSPDAAWIRRERWQALSLEQQEGFAPLSPDFVIELRSASDDLNTLQLKMEEYLANGVQLGWLIDPQARRVEIYRPGHPVQRLENPALLSAELLPGWQLDVQEIFDLQ, from the coding sequence ATGACGGCTGTGGCCCTAAACGTGCGTCCTCTTGAACTCACCCATGAACTGTTCACTGCCCTGTGTCGCTCCAATCCGGACCTGCGGTTGGAGCGCAGCCCACGGGGAGAATTGATCGTCATGGCTCCAGCCGGAAGCAATAGCGGCAGACGCAACGCCCGCCTGAACCATCGCCTCCTCGACTGGGCTGACAGGGACAGAACGGGTGTCGTCTTCGATTCCTCGACGGGTTTCACCCTGCCCAACGGGGCGATTCGCTCCCCCGATGCTGCCTGGATCCGCCGGGAACGATGGCAGGCACTGAGCCTTGAACAGCAGGAAGGATTTGCACCGCTCAGCCCAGACTTTGTAATCGAGCTGCGTTCAGCCAGCGACGACCTCAACACCCTGCAGCTGAAGATGGAAGAATACCTGGCCAATGGGGTGCAACTGGGCTGGCTCATTGACCCACAGGCACGGCGAGTCGAAATCTACCGACCTGGACACCCGGTGCAGCGCCTGGAAAACCCGGCCCTGCTCAGTGCCGAACTTCTGCCGGGCTGGCAGCTGGATGTACAGGAAATCTTTGACCTTCAGTGA